A genomic region of Papaver somniferum cultivar HN1 chromosome 7, ASM357369v1, whole genome shotgun sequence contains the following coding sequences:
- the LOC113294520 gene encoding uncharacterized protein LOC113294520: protein MFVKLCIPLWHAAGPNGSVNYTWRRSTAVTQRNNNQKHCKITETNCPSADLVEAFIKIIEEKADTIDKVDHLEIWMPSTASEQSVNYLAQLGFLNTEGLMARHMLDRLRVIEGLHY from the exons ATGTTTGTGAAGTTATGTATTCCATTATGGCATGCAGCTGGTCCAAATGGATCAGTTAACTATACTTGGCGAAGAA GCACTGCAGTtactcaaagaaataataatcaaAAGCATTGCAAGATAACTGAGACAAATTGTCCGTCTGCAGACTTGGTTGAGGCATTTATCAAGATAATAGAGGAGAAGGCTGACACGAT TGATAAGGTAGATCATTTGGAAATATGGATGCCCTCCACCGCCAGCGAGCAATCTGTGAACTACTTGGCTCAA CTTGGGTTTTTAAATACTGAAGGCTTGATGGCGAGGCACATGCTGGACAGATTACGCGTCATTGAAGGGCTGCATTACTAA